The genome window CGGTAACCGAAACTTTGGACcccttctaattttttattaatcaattttaatattttttatcttgacaaaaaaagtatattataattatatatattaaaaatttggccCCTTCTGCCATTTGATTTCTGCTTAACCTAGCTGAATACTGCTTATCTTAGCGATTCTTTTGAATCAGTTCATTTGGGCTTCTTGCGTTGTGTGCTGAGCGAATCTACACCTTGCTGAATGACTCCTTTTTAAAGTCCAGGCTGATTGATTCATATAAACGTATATTACCCTTCATAATTTCGTCCCCGCTGCTCTGGCTAATCTTGCTTCTGAATTATCTTCTGTTAGTTTACAAGTGTTAGATAAACTCTTTTATACTTACTGTTGGAATACTAGAGTAGATGGGAAACCTGGTAACACTAGTGAGTAATGTGCATAGATGTAATATCTcgtaatttttagaataatattaattgattagtaATATTAATAAAGGATTAAAATTGGATTATGATTTGGATTTAACATTGAATTAGGATAATGGGCCTAAATATGGATCAGACTTGTATTCGGATAACCGGTAGGtctaaaattagggtttttagACTCTTTATATATTGATTCGTTCCctcattattatttataatcctGTGCGAGCCGCCCAACCTTTTCTTCGTTTTTCTTACAAAAATTCGTAGGCCTTTATTCACACAAATCAGCTTTCTAGTAAAATTCGtagaaaattcaattcttatcggATTTCGATGATTATTCATGTTTTGGAAAGCTCTTTCAATtgtctacaactttcgttcacaATGTTTCCTCAGATTCTGTTTCGAACTATTTTCAAAATCACCAAACATATTCAGGTCCCGTTTTTCTCTTTTGAATCTGAGTCAACCGATGTTTTGTTTAATTCCCGTTTCATTATGAGTTCGTTTTTGATGAGCCATACATTTTCGGAAAGGTATTTTCGTCCGCTACAACTTTTGTGTCTTGAGTTTTCCAAGAAAATATCATTTAGGGGGTCAAAATAGTAGATTATTGATCTGGGCAGATTGGAGTCATGGAGGCGTTTGGATGAGATAATTTCGGTTGGTTGCTAAAGATTAATTATATGATCTAAGATGGTGTGAGTATTTGAGTTTGCGTCAGTAAGTAAGTACTTTttgacttaattttattttcgaaAGATATTTTGGCTATgtgaatttcagattttttgttataagatataagaattttgtttcgaaatttataagatataagatatgagaatctttgaagatccagtctctacgtttcgaacccgttcgtaatttacgctatagttccggaactagaCTTAGATACCCTTAGTAGGCGCACAAGAGTGTGCAACTTCAGATACCTATTAAGGGCGCGTAATTATTGAATTttagatcccggtcactgggtaagtgtggcaaaagaataagaataagatcccAGTCACTGAGAAAGTGTGGCCGTAGAGCAAGACTGTGGTGtttataagatttttgtttctgttctgtttcaaattatgtttgcttttaaaatataaactgtgggttggattttcttttacaagtgtttttaaaattattattgttttaggGAACAATGTTTTATTCAAAACACCCACTGATTTCAAGATTAATTATTAGTCAAattgttacttgctgagctgtgtaGCTCATCCCCCTTTATAGTTTTTCAGATTTGATTTAAGAGCAAGTTGATGtgcattggatttggagttcGATGATATTAGATTTGGAGACTTTGACACGTGGATTATAGCTATTAGCTGTGCTTTTATAATAGTCACCTTTGTAATCGGATTTTGGATTAATAAATTgtgttgtattttaattttgagtttagtattaatattccgaaaagtcGGGATGTTACAATAGACCTTCTAGAGATTTTTTTCGTAATATAAATACTGCTAAACTCAGAAGTCACAAGGATACTCCAGTTTTGGCTAAAACTCACGGGGTGTCCAGTTTATGTGGGTGGAGAGCATGTTCTTTGAAATGttatttagttattttgtaatattagattagattttgtattttattagatttgatTATATGTCATGATAATCAGATGGAACTACTGGGattaataatatttagtttttggtaataaatttcatttagatattatgtaaaaaaaacaccGTCAAATAGACTTATTAAATTGGATGGATAAAATCGGAAAAAATTTCATTCAgatattacaaaaaaatatttatcaaataatattattcatttaGAATTCAGATTTCAAATTTATTCGAATCTTTCAGATATGAATCTTTGAGATTTGTCAAGATTTGTCAAATGACCACTAAGACCGGGCCTGGCGCGGGAACACTGCAGGGTCCGAAGCATATTTTCTCAGAATGAAAGTGATGCTCCGCAAGTGCAGCCCTCTTTATACGAAGTTGTTAGTTGTACTAGAGATGTAATCAAGATCCGCTCGACTCTGAATCAAGCCCTCTTTATGATTCGAGTTTGAATGACTCGCTCATATACAGATTGCCATTAGGCCCATTACACGATATTTAAACACTTCCCAATTAAGTGAAATTAGTTTTGGACcgaagttttaaattttctgtTGTCGtctaatttaaaaaatgaaagtttttttttttttttttttacaatgcaggcttatatgccttacaaattagtatctgttctaatatttTTCGGGTGAGCCAGAATCGAACCCGGAtctcccgggacaacagaggataaacccaccacttgggctatccaatcgtgctcaaatGAAAGTTTTCATTCCCGTGACTCGTATCGAAATGGAACTGCTAATCATCCTGCAAAAATGGAGTATGTCGAGTCAGCTTGTTAACTGGCGAAGCTGCGCGACATCAGATACAAGTCATACAACTCAAAACATGGCCGCTAACCATCTAGTTTAACCATGGCGtatcaaaaaattttaaaatttattcttaCAAgttattttgtataattttgcATTATCGTCTTACCCAGTCAAGTGGATTATGATTAACTTTTAAGACCAACCTAGCAAGCCATGAAGCCAACATTGTAAAGTTAATAGCCATGAATGACCTTTAGAAAAATGTTTTAATATGATGTTATtaaattttcaagatattaagaTATAATATCCATTATTTTGTTACCTGTACAAGAGCTACCAATTCAtgcattaatttttttgttcatcTTTCTGGCGTAAATTTTTTCAACTTTGTGGAAGAGTAAACACATATTTCatcttttgaattattttatttatttcgtgtaccAAATGTATTCTCAGAAAATagctttcattcttgactgacAACACTTCAAACTTTAAAAATTCATCAACATTCCAAAGGATCCAGTTTTCTTCAGATACATTTCTTGCCACAATGTCTCATCAAAATATCTCCAACAAATATTTATTTCGAGGATAAGGCTAGATAGGGCTACGCGTGAAAAGAAAGAGAGGAATTCAACGGCAGCAACACAGTTTCTCACCAGGCTTATTTGGTCAAGGAGTTTGATACATCGATGACAAAGCGATACCTCACATCAGATTTAGCAAGCCTATCCATAGCTGTGTTGATGTAGTCCATCCGTATCAGCTCTATTTCTGAAGTTATGTTATGCTTTGCACAAAAGTCTAGCATCTCCTGTGTCTCTTTTATTCCTCCAATATCACTTCCCCCCACAAGCTTTCTCCCTGAAAATAAAAAACCATATTAAATACAACAAACGGAAAGTAAAATAATACAAATTGCTATTTCCTGTAAGAATAATACTAGAGATTTCTCAATAACACTTGTCAAGTGTTTAAACAATGCATCCAGGCTATAGACTGAAAACAGAAACCAAACTATATGTATAAGCCCAACTTTTTGCAATACCTCACAAGCATGCTATGCAATTTGATTATTAAAGGTACAAAAAAAGAAACACATATTGATCTAATAAATGCTTGTTTACTTATCAACAAGAAACTCCTTTTAGAGACAACTCATAAAGTGTTCATAAATGTTGATGCAGACGCACATGCTCACCCACACCGCCTCACACATGTTATACTATTTGTGCACAGTGAATATAGTATATCAACATTTTACATCTTACCCAGAACTAAGGGAAAGATTGGCAGCTCTAGAGGTTTATCAGGGAGGCCAACAGTAATGAGTTTCCCATTCATTTTTAAGAGACCAAGCAAAGGGGCCAAAGGATGGACTGCAGCAATAGTGTCGATTATAAAATCCATGGTACCCACAGCAGCCTGCAGTGAAATGAACATAACAAAATCAACTGGCTGGTTGATTTAAATTTTCTATAAGATACCTAAGCAGGATGAAGCTGCCAATCAGTTGGATCTATAATAAAATCCGGTGTACAGTGAATAATTTGCATTTAGAGTGAGCTGCACAAATCAAACTGGAGTGGCTcaactttattaataattatcatCATATCTTCTAGTTATCATTTCATGTACCTTCACTTTCTCAGGATCAGAGCTCACAAGAAAAGCATCAGCTCCAAGTTTGCTAATCGCTTCAGATTCTTTCTTAGGAGATGAGCTAATTACAGTAACTTTCAGACCGAAAGCTTTCCCCAACTTGACAGCAACATGACCAAGCCCCCCAAGTCCAGCCACACCTAAATGCTTGCCTGGCTCAGTCATTCCATAGTATTTCATTGGGCTGTACACAGTAATCCCAGCACAAAGAAGTGGTGCTCCAGAATCAAGTGGTAGGTTATCAGGGAAACGAAGCACATAGCGGTAATCCACCACCACCAAATCAGAATAACCACCATAAGTTTTCGTACCATCATAGTTCATGCTGTTGTAAGTAAAAACCATTTTGGGGCAGTAATTCTCCAAATCCTGTTTGCAGTTCTCACATGACTTGCAAGAGTTTACTATGACACCAACACCAACTCGATCACCAACTTTGAATTTCTCCACATTACTACCAGCTTTGGTAACGACACCAACAATTTCATGCCTGCAGAATATTAAATACACCAGCACCTTAACCACACAATGCTTAATCTTGGTAAGTGCCAAAAAACCAATATGTAATTCAGGAATAGACTTAGAATTTCAATCAAATAGTCATTCCTATAACAAAAATGCAAACAACGAAGTAAAATAACACAAGTTTTAAGCAACATAACAAACCAATATCAATAAAACAGAGGCCAagatgatatataatatttacccTGGAAGAACAGGATAGTATGAAAACCCCCATTCATTTTTGATGGCATGGAGATCAGAGTGACAAACTCCACAGTACAGAATTTTAATAGTCACGTCATCATCTCCGTTTTCCCTGCCAGGAAATTAAAGCAACGCTAAGTTAGTTACGCAGTTAATCTACATGTATATacaataagaaaaataataaacttaaaTTAACTCAAGAAAACGATGCTCAAAAGGGCGAAACACATACAAGAAATAAGGCTGTGGCACCTGCACAACTACTTCAATTCGACTTAAAATCCACTGGTTCCATATAATTATGCATTATTTCAAGAAAACAGACCTTACATGTAACAACCCACATCGActaaataaaatcaataaagGGTATTTGTGACATTTACAAGCACAAACAAACAAGTAATATATACCAAATCTCTATCACTTTTGGACTGACCGATGGTGGATTGGGTAATTGGATCCGATATACATCTAGTCGCGACTTGAAATTCATAAAAGGTACCAAAACTCTACCCAGCCGGGTGTTTGCAACATCTAGCATCGGTTAAGCATCGATTAGATAAAGAGTGTTTGCGACTTTTATAAGTACGAATGAGCAactaatatatatcaaattgtCAGCAGTTTTGGAGTGATCTCTGTGATAGTGATTGGTTGTCGGGTCCAATATGATCCggcttttaatattatattacaagTATATATTAATCATTCTCTCAAAATAACAAACCTCCGAAATTCAGCCCCaataaattaatttgtgaacctATTCATGTATAGTTGCAGCTCAAATCACAAGTAAAACGCAATACACATGGTTTATCCAGGCACAAATCTCACCAGGGTCAAAAATATGGGCCAGCTCCGACTATAATAATACTATTTCATTCTGGGTCAGCCAAGACCATAATATAATTTCACATGAACAATTCTAGTTACACATAAAAACACAAAACATGTACTCAACATAACATAAAACAACCTGCGAGAAAAGTTGAAGGGAGAAAGAGTTCCAGAAGTGTCCTTGGCAGCCCATCCAAAAGCCTTCACAGGGTGTTCCTCTTCCGCTGATTTCGCCATTTCACTCTCTCTTGTGTGTGTATAAAAAAGCAAGTTGCTTCTCTTGTTTCGGCTTTATTTATAATGTGGAATAGGAATGGGTGGGCATTTTAGTTAGGTGGTTGATAATAAATGCTAGCCGGTGGTGCGTTTTGTGGGTAGCTCTGCTCATTACTACGCCCCTCCCACTTTGTTTGCTACCATAATCTATcgtctaattttttttcctaattaTGTTGTGGTGTTTCGTCATTTATATGCTACACTACATTAGTAATTTCGTTTTAGGTCGTTATTCACTTGATTTCACGTGTGTGTAttgaaacttttaatattttatattttatttcttattttgaaaatatgttcATTTATATGAATCGAATGTGATTAAATAAGATTTCCTAAGAATTCTTCACAACGCTGGGCGGTGTAATTTTCTCTAAAATGCGAGATTAAGAAAACAATAACTAATTATTATTGaagaaatttaacaaatatgtacataacataaatataaataatattcatacatatataatataatttgatttgacattaactaatatatttaatactatatgTTTTTGGGTGTTAATATGTTAGGTTTTTAAGTTTTCAATCCGGTaggattttaaaattattaattcacaTTTATTATTTAGCA of Daucus carota subsp. sativus chromosome 3, DH1 v3.0, whole genome shotgun sequence contains these proteins:
- the LOC108215375 gene encoding probable mannitol dehydrogenase → MAKSAEEEHPVKAFGWAAKDTSGTLSPFNFSRRENGDDDVTIKILYCGVCHSDLHAIKNEWGFSYYPVLPGHEIVGVVTKAGSNVEKFKVGDRVGVGVIVNSCKSCENCKQDLENYCPKMVFTYNSMNYDGTKTYGGYSDLVVVDYRYVLRFPDNLPLDSGAPLLCAGITVYSPMKYYGMTEPGKHLGVAGLGGLGHVAVKLGKAFGLKVTVISSSPKKESEAISKLGADAFLVSSDPEKVKAAVGTMDFIIDTIAAVHPLAPLLGLLKMNGKLITVGLPDKPLELPIFPLVLGRKLVGGSDIGGIKETQEMLDFCAKHNITSEIELIRMDYINTAMDRLAKSDVRYRFVIDVSNSLTK